The sequence ATTCACGCCTCGCTACACAAAAGCGCTGTAAATTATATTGTTAGACCGACTGACCGCCGTCCAGTTTCGTTTCGGTGTCCGTAAAATTGCCAAATTCCCATAATTGCAGCTCCTGAAACAATGGAGAAATTTACGGGGCAAAATAGAGCGGACAGGACCCTCGTCAGGTAGGAGGGGTGCTGAATTTTATTAGTTTGCTGTCATATGCTCATCGACTGTTTGTTTAGGATGCTGGATGTTGGATGCACGGAGCAACAGTAACGGGCTTCGAAACACGCACAGGACATGACAGGACATAATCATAAATATGGCAACTAAATTATGAAATGGGTGAGGCACTCCCCCCTGTGTTTTTTCCATTCCAGGCTTATTGGTCACGCTTGCCCAATTCTAAGTTTGTGGGAGGTATTAAAAGACTGTTATGAAAAAACATagagttgaaataactactcATCCTTTTAAAGAGTACAAAATAAATGCTAACATTTTTTACAGATTATATTCATAAACTAATAAACTCATAAATCCAAAGTAAAATGAACGAAATAAAttgttataaataaaatttagtACACCCCTTTTTGTATCGTAAGGTCTAAATTAACTGTCTTAACGCCGATTTGGGTGACaatgttttaataaaaaagattCTGGAAACATAATAATTTAGAAGTATCGGCGAGCGTAATAAGTTACAAGATCGTATTTATGTACATACGCCCCCCcaatttttaatgttttcaaaTTGTTTGATTTTGTGCAGATATATTCAGGAAATTATattagaaataaataaaataatacatatatttgGGTGTTTACACGTTTTTGGTTGGAATTCCTTTTAAATACATTATTTCCAATTCCAACCGTTGAATTGGTGCGACACCTAGCGATGTAGAATGGAACCTGTTTTGTTTAATTGGAGTTATGTAGAACTAATGTCAAATTAAAGTAAGATGTAAAAAAGGAACTAAAGGTGTACTAAGGTTTGTGAACTTGCTAGTTTGTGTTTGGGAGGGTGCACTAGCTAACTGGCATCGGCACATTGGGAAAAATCGTAATTATTATAGACAAAAATGTTGtcaagaaataaatatttagtaCTTGTAAATGCATTTTGTTTCTCTTTAAGCCaagaaatatattatatattttaaaaaatgtttttagaTAGATTTTAGATATAGATTTAACTAGTTCGATGTTTTTTGGCTGTAATTACATACCTATGTTTGAATTTCTTGGCTTTTTTATCTCTTAAATAAAACTCCAAAGTGTACTTTATTTTCTCGTTTATTTGTTAGATCTCAAGAGCATCTCCATTTTCTGGAGTTACTTGGGGAGTACATACGTGTATACACAAACAATTCCAAGCAAAATGAACTTACACAATATTGGGGATACATATACATTCTAAAGGGTCCCGTAAACAATGTTCTAGGCATTCAGCGACTACGAATAATCAAACTAAGGGCGACTCTGTGGCGGGTCATCTGAGTTCTTCAAATGTGTCGGGTGGGGTTGGGTTCTGGACCGGGGTTCGAATCTGGATCGTCTTAGTTAAGTGCGTGCGTCTAATATTACCATCTATATATATGATCGTTAGTGAGTATACTTATTTTGTGTTCGATTGTGTGTGGGTTTTGTGATATTTTCGTTTGCGATATCTTAGTAAATTTGATTGCATTTCTGTATTGTTTTATCGTTTACGGTTTTATACGATAATGTTTAACTCTTATGGGGTAAAATTTATGTTTCCGTTGCGATATTGAAGTGCTGGCTAATGTGGTATTTCTGAACAAAGGCAACTGAATAAAGAAATCCTAACTCTTTCGTTATATCTTGTGTACTTCCAACTCCGCCTTGGATTTTCCATTCAATGGGTAAACTGTCTTTGGCTTTGTTTgctcttttaattttgttgttcgtttttaatttccctaaaatatgttttatataatttatatttaaaacacGCCCCACTGGGAGCTTAAAACGATTTTAGGCTACAGTAAAACATTTTCAATGCGCCAAGCTGCGAAGCTTTCAAGTCTTAACTATTCAATTAACTACCAAGTAAAGTGTATAATTCCGTATAATTCGAAAACGGGTTTCCCTTTTGTTTTgctaaaaaaaacaactaatcaGCAGGATGGTAATCCCTTTGCTTTTTCTGTGTTGTCTTGTGGCTTAGCAGTCTAGAGATTAGCTTCAGTGAAGAAATATTCTAGTTAATTTCGAATTGCTGTAAAAGCAACCGGCTAAAGTTCAATataaagagaaaaatattattgttaCCAGAAGAAAGCTTTGAGTGTGGATTTAGCAAAGGCGGGAGCAGCCCAATTATATTTGAGTGAGTGGGTGTACGTGTTTGTGTGTTGTGTTAAACCAAGAATAGAATTGCCTTATCTTAACCAACACTGGCAGAGGGGATAGCATTAGAAATGAGTTTTCGGGAAATAGTTAAGGTTagaaaattaaagtttttaacATTTAGGGTACGTTATTAAGTTAATCAATATGGGATAACCGACGATGTATTTCGTGGTACTTAACTATGGATTTAGGATCGTAAATTCAACAAAGACAGTTActctaaaaaatttaaatggagTCCTCTGATCTGTTAACTCTTTTATAATACTTCCCCCTTGCCATCTCATACCTAGCCTATTAGTTCTATAACTTTGTGGTTCCCCGTTCGATTTCTGTTATATTTGGTTTCTTTATCACATGCTTTGCATTTCGGCTGCTCAAAACGTGTCTGTGTGCGCGTGTACATAGTGTTATTTTAAGTGGCCCCTTAGAGCTTGTCGAGGTCGGGTTGCTTCGGATAGGTTGGACTGATCGGAGACATCTCCACACTGTCCAACAGCGGGGTCTTCTCCTCGCTGCAAGTGCTGCCCGGGGCATCGTCCATGTCCATCACGAAGATCCTCGAGAGATCGGCACCGCTAAGGGTCAATCTCGATGGGGACTCGTCCACCGagctggtggtgctgctgctgctgtcacTGCtcgtggtggtggtggtggtggtggtgttgctgctgctgccctGGGTGGTGCTACTCTGGATGGGATTGGGATGGATGCTCGGGATGGCGATGGTGGCTATAGTGGCGATGCTCTGGTCAAGGGACTTGGAGGGCGTGCGATAGCTGGCAGTTGCCGAGGTGGCCACTAAATTCGATTGGCTGGACTGAGCGGACAGCGAGGTGGTCTTTATATTGGTCGTCTTCAGGTGGCCCCCGATGGAGCAACTGCTGCTCCACCTGCCACCCGACTGGTAGTGCTTCTGGTGGTGGTGCTCCTTCTGATTGTACTGGGTGCCGGTTCGTAGCCCCTGACCCTGCGATGATACCGTCGGATTATTGTCATCGTTGAAGCTCATCTCGTCCTCGCTGTGCGTGTTGTTAATGGCCGTCTGCTTGAGTCGCACCAGGTGCCTCTCGGAGTAGGATTTGCGGGCATCCATCACTCTTAGATAGTCGGAGGACTCGCCCAGGTCCTCGCTCTTGGAGCTGCAGTATCTTGCTGAGTTTCTCGCGCCACTGCCATTCCCGCAGAAACTGGTGGTCACACTCAACATCTGCTGGCTTCCACTCAGCGATCTCCTGCTGGCCTGGGAGCTGCTCCTGCTCTCGTACTGATTATCCCGCAGGGAGCAGGGCGAGATCCTGGGCGACGGGTTGTTCTCCATTAGGGAATCGTTGCTCTTGGCGATTCTGTTCTTCCGGTAGAACTTGCTGTCCCGCCAGAGGGTCTGTCTTCCGGTTCGCTGCATCTCGATGCAGTTGCCCGGCTGACTGGGGGGCGTTTGgctggtgggcgtggccgtggGCGAGTCCTGACCCTGACCCTTGCTGATGCGGAAGGAGGCGTGCGTGAGCTTCTTGTACTTCTCGCTCTGCATATTCACGCGATTGTCCGAGTGGGTGCGATCCGCCATCGGCAGGAAGGCATTGTCGATGCGACGCTCCTCCTCCAGGGAGCGAAAGGCCAGCCGATTCACGTGCTTCAGGTGCTGCTTGTCGGAGGTCCTCTTCGGGGACATGTCCTCGAAGGAGCTCACCTGGAAGGGGGACTAATTAAGCTTTCATTCACACCGCTTGATCATTTTCAAGGTTTCAATGCGTTTGTAAATTAATTTACTAATTAACTACTTTATTTCAAAcatgaaaatatttcaatgtaTTCTTAAAATAATATCATCTTTGATTACTTGAAATAAACAATTTGCAAATACCTTTAGTTATGAAAAATTTACAGGAAGCCGGACATATGCTTTAAGAGGctttcaaatttaattatgGGAAAAAACGGCTACTAGGTACTTTTGAATAACAGGAAATGGGTCAACAATACAAACACATCCACACTATTTTGTAAATAACTTTGATAAATAAGGCAATAAAATAACTCAAATATGatatgtgttttttttgttagaaatttatataaacataCCCACGGATTCGTAACATCAACAGATGTTTcttattgaaatattaaaatattttttttagttgtcCAAATACGAAAATgtgattttttataatatctctcaaaaatatttttaagttttggTACTTTTGCTTTGTTGATGGTGGTGATGGGTATCAAAATTTTACTTGCTGACTCTAAGGTCTCTTAGTTTTTTTAGTTTACTCACCCGGTATTTTTGAGAGAACACCTCTATCATTCCTGATCGCTTCGATGGCGATGTGGTGTAGATGGAGTTCTGATCGTTGACCAGGATCTTGGGCGGATCGAACTGCTGTTGCGGATGCCCCGGTCCGTGACCCTGGGCCTGAGCCTGACCTTGAGCTTGACCTTGACCCGCGTTGCCGGTGGAGGCCAGGGAGGAGCTGCTCGAATTGCTGGTGGCCGTTACCAAAATCTTCGGTGAGAGCGAAACGGGAAACTGCTGCGGACGTATATTTCCATAGGAGCCGCAATTCGAGCCCGAGGAAGTGGATCCCGTTCCCGACATGGCATCGTCGATGTGCAGGAAGTTGTTGGGGGAACTCTCGCGACAGGGCGATGATATGGCCGAGTCCTGGGAGACCATGCTCCTGGGAATGGTGGCCAGTTCCAGGCAGGTTTCGTTGCCACCCGTGGTGGTAGCTATGATCACATCCTCCACGCCTTCGTCAATGGGCGAGG is a genomic window of Drosophila suzukii chromosome 2L, CBGP_Dsuzu_IsoJpt1.0, whole genome shotgun sequence containing:
- the Slob gene encoding serine-rich adhesin for platelets isoform X10 yields the protein MLQKRNVCCSQMCISRTMDSFDISSDSEEGLLEEIVVGGSCHRQHLFRLQQWHSAHSYVHPSYASESPIHYCDPAALYSDDNSQEAGQDPQPPTIRCSTSSQSNLDVLLAEGSVTEVYEEQEEEEYFEPEEEASGSSGAGAQRLQAPACTSSAAGASFNHQLTADMCNYKNSKSRRLEYSLKCLKYGRSNPSQDSAFGSLTDNDLSIGSSSIRLSSFQSISSPIDEGVEDVIIATTTGGNETCLELATIPRSMVSQDSAISSPCRESSPNNFLHIDDAMSGTGSTSSGSNCGSYGNIRPQQFPVSLSPKILVTATSNSSSSSLASTGNAGQGQAQGQAQAQGHGPGHPQQQFDPPKILVNDQNSIYTTSPSKRSGMIEVFSQKYRSPFQVSSFEDMSPKRTSDKQHLKHVNRLAFRSLEEERRIDNAFLPMADRTHSDNRVNMQSEKYKKLTHASFRISKGQGQDSPTATPTSQTPPSQPGNCIEMQRTGRQTLWRDSKFYRKNRIAKSNDSLMENNPSPRISPCSLRDNQYESRSSSQASRRSLSGSQQMLSVTTSFCGNGSGARNSARYCSSKSEDLGESSDYLRVMDARKSYSERHLVRLKQTAINNTHSEDEMSFNDDNNPTVSSQGQGLRTGTQYNQKEHHHQKHYQSGGRWSSSCSIGGHLKTTNIKTTSLSAQSSQSNLVATSATASYRTPSKSLDQSIATIATIAIPSIHPNPIQSSTTQGSSSNTTTTTTTTSSDSSSSTTSSVDESPSRLTLSGADLSRIFVMDMDDAPGSTCSEEKTPLLDSVEMSPISPTYPKQPDLDKL
- the Slob gene encoding serine-rich adhesin for platelets isoform X9 — translated: MELLGSLHHPYIYPVLDLGFLRNTSYNYACLVTPFNSRGSLKDLIYKAQWNEPWARKYTRKPNGLPVSQVQRLGRQILEALLFLKERGFPLHGHLHSGNVILQNGAARLSGLENGLLGLSSRINAVMWSRSVTEIENVDIVCFGHLLYEMCTGQELTTPKPSMRVLEMELQHYPQIGQIRKQILEILGLIFEPPSGVCPSVEDLVLCDLFRSIDLRELRGPCFSTIKPSLSRSTLNLLQAVKKRQCASLGHSLSEANSPCTPPSTPHDRRTGISRTMDSFDISSDSEEGLLEEIVVGGSCHRQHLFRLQQWHSAHSYVHPSYASESPIHYCDPAALYSDDNSQEAGQDPQPPTIRCSTSSQSNLDVLLAEGSVTEVYEEQEEEEYFEPEEEASGSSGAGAQRLQAPACTSSAAGASFNHQLTADMCNYKNSKSRRLEYSLKCLKYGRSNPSQDSAFGSLTDNDLSIGSSSIRLSSFQSISSPIDEGVEDVIIATTTGGNETCLELATIPRSMVSQDSAISSPCRESSPNNFLHIDDAMSGTGSTSSGSNCGSYGNIRPQQFPVSLSPKILVTATSNSSSSSLASTGNAGQGQAQGQAQAQGHGPGHPQQQFDPPKILVNDQNSIYTTSPSKRSGMIEVFSQKYRSPFQVSSFEDMSPKRTSDKQHLKHVNRLAFRSLEEERRIDNAFLPMADRTHSDNRVNMQSEKYKKLTHASFRISKGQGQDSPTATPTSQTPPSQPGNCIEMQRTGRQTLWRDSKFYRKNRIAKSNDSLMENNPSPRISPCSLRDNQYESRSSSQASRRSLSGSQQMLSVTTSFCGNGSGARNSARYCSSKSEDLGESSDYLRVMDARKSYSERHLVRLKQTAINNTHSEDEMSFNDDNNPTVSSQGQGLRTGTQYNQKEHHHQKHYQSGGRWSSSCSIGGHLKTTNIKTTSLSAQSSQSNLVATSATASYRTPSKSLDQSIATIATIAIPSIHPNPIQSSTTQGSSSNTTTTTTTTSSDSSSSTTSSVDESPSRLTLSGADLSRIFVMDMDDAPGSTCSEEKTPLLDSVEMSPISPTYPKQPDLDKL